The Podospora pseudocomata strain CBS 415.72m chromosome 1 map unlocalized CBS415.72m_1, whole genome shotgun sequence genome has a segment encoding these proteins:
- a CDS encoding uncharacterized protein (COG:K; EggNog:ENOG503P63B) → MDMDYMDPYRRYAVQMQGYHGIQQQTQPQDHQYPYWSQHMVAYYQQHQQRAVMMGQGGMHMSKQTEPKPRLAKDEVELLEREFNKNPKPNSSTKRELAEQMGVEVPRINNWFQNRRAKEKQMRKTAEFEAQQAREKEASEVKESGDQEQGTVTEFYGLSNQHQPLGLSTAKFGGSDDGTDSDDGASGPQPLIESAGASSTVTPGGDTPVSPGSDYVRVKYEHVKSPVHRSQDTSDLDQPSTAMSAFTTPQQEISFQQPTPFSFRQANPELLDGLSGHELHRVQSQDHIDTGETSHFGSFPDRDYFASPPIPRFPSEMIPENLVSAETELLQRRVSEENLVKCEALSPTSLPESPLTVSDLRFKSPPPPADIAGRRKLRRPAPLGPSSLRGGAGPKAGIEAPRRSETASPMRRISSATGGLGGRVQKSFMGPGGPRSPFAMERNKEALLQSLQDGQSPAMASLNSAMSPLSPGGHNQSAREGTVGISSSDEEAGFAYGSLGAVGGFSMYKSEATMKTPPGTPGLQMGMQDAYFAGSMDHAWNFAPQDEPLPTPSLCSHGGSELEFSMAPQMPGYVASQPVTPSFPPQSMGPTYNGFFGPSLAQTEYHFPDSYATEPSARSSPTNMPRSKQFQFAQNITPQDFSADKS, encoded by the exons ATGGACATGGACTACATGGACCCTTACCGCCGATACGCCGTTCAGATGCAGGGCTATCATGGCAtccagcaacaaacacaGCCCCAGGACCACCAGTATCCGTATTGGAGTCAGCATATGGTGGCCTActaccaacaacaccagcaaagagcagtgatgatgggacAGGGAGGCATGCACATGTCCAAACAGACAGAGCCCAAGCCAAGACTGGCAAAGGATGAGGTGGAATTGTTGGAGCGCGAATTCAACAAGAACCCCAAGCcaaacagcagcaccaagcgCGAGCTCGCTGAGCAAATGGGAGTGGAGGTTCCCAGGATCAAC AATTGGTTCCAAAACCGCCGGGCAAAAGAGAAGCAGATGAGAAAGACAGCCGAATTCGAGGCGCAACAGgcaagagaaaaggaggcTTCGGAGGTCAAGGAATCCGGTGACCAAGAGCAGGGTACCGTGACCGAGTTCTACGGCCTGAgcaaccagcaccaacctCTTGGGTTATCAACTGCCAAGTTTGGGGGCAGCGATGATGGCACTGATAGCGATGATGGCGCTTCAGGACCACAGCCTCTCATAGAGTCAGCGGGCGCTTCATCCACAGTAACGCCTGGAGGTGACACTCCAGTAAGCCCAGGGAGTGATTACGTTCGCGTCAAGTATGAACACGTCAAATCGCCCGTTCACCGCTCACAAGACACATCGGACCTTGACCAGCCGTCAACAGCCATGAGCGCGTTCACCACGCCCCAACAGGAGATCAGCTTTCAGCAGCCAACGCCTTTCAGCTTCAGGCAGGCGAATCCGGAGCTTTTGGATGGCTTGTCGGGCCATGAGCTGCACAGAGTCCAAAGCCAGGATCATATCGATACAGGGGAAACAAGTCACTTCGGCTCGTTCCCTGACCGAGACTATTTTGCGTCACCTCCCATCCCGCGCTTCCCGTCTGAAATGATACCAGAAAACTTGGTCAGCGCCGAAACCGAGCTTCTCCAACGCCGAGTATCCGAGGAAAATTTGGTGAAATGTGAAGCTCTGTCGCCGACTTCCTTGCCCGAGTCGCCCTTGACAGTGTCAGACTTGCGCTTCaaatccccaccacccccagctgATATCGCTGGCCGCAGGAAATTGCGACGTCCAGCACCTCTCGGACCATCCTCCTTGAGAGGTGGCGCTGGGCCGAAGGCGGGCATTGAAGCTCCTCGAAGATCAGAAACGGCAAGCCCGATGAGACGCATCTCTTCCGCTACGGGAGGCCTAGGTGGGCGCGTACAAAAGTCGTTCATGGGACCAGGTGGACCGAGGTCCCCGTTTGCGATGGAGCGCAACAAGGAGGCGCTTCTTCAGAGTCTCCAGGACGGCCAATCTCCCGCAATGGCTTCTTTGAACAGCGCCATGTCACCGTTGAGCCCTGGGGGTCACAATCAGAGCGCGCGCGAAGGAACAGTTGGTATCAGTTCTTCAGATGAAGAGGCTGGCTTTGCGTATGGGTCCCTTGGTGCCGTGGGCGGGTTTTCCATGTATAAATCCGAGGCCACCATGAAGACACCACCAGGGACTCCGGGTCTACAAATGGGTATGCAAGACGCATACTTCGCAGGCTCCATGGACCACGCCTGGAACTTCGCCCCACAGGACGAACCCCTTCCCACGCCAAGCCTCTGCAGCCACGGGGGATCCGAGCTTGAGTTCTCGATGGCGCCTCAGATGCCTGGTTATGTGGCCAGCCAGCCTGTGACACCCTCATTTCCGCCACAGTCCATGGGCCCAACATACAACGGTTTTTTTGGCCCTTCGCTCGCCCAAACCGAATATCACTTCCCCGACTCTTATGCAACTGAGCCATCAGCACGATCTTCGCCCACCAACATGCCACGATCGAAGCAGTTCCAGTTTGCTCAAAATATCACTCCCCAGGACTTCAGTGCGGACAAGTCATAA